The Quercus robur chromosome 7, dhQueRobu3.1, whole genome shotgun sequence genome has a segment encoding these proteins:
- the LOC126692671 gene encoding serine/threonine-protein kinase ATG1c isoform X3: protein MAQGTGRGRVVGDYLVGRQIGSGSFSVVWHARHRVHGTEVAIKEIATGRLNKKLQESLMSEIFILKRINHSNIIRLHDIIEVPGKIHLVLEYCRGGDLSVYLQRNGRVPEAIAKQFMLQLAAGLQILRDNNLIHRDLKPQNLLLSTNNNNSTLKIADFGFARSLQPRGLAETLCGSPLYMAPEIMQLQKYDAKADLWSVGAILFQLVTGKTPFTGNNQIQLLQNIMRSTELHFPLDITDLSSDCKDLCQKLLRRNPVERLTFEEFFNHPFLSQKQPAESLSRRSSILLDEFRSPECNPVRNMEESSPDDCLPFFLDDDSSGAEGSPSFVKRRPFMKSTYGFSLDTKVDKREAASTTSNNIILTSRHGSSTDKLESTSPKLDSHRPPSIRNLIDPIKPMDQRSFNNRSRVSAVMESLESIDQDYVLVSGPPMDVSSSSASASKPSHSPYKSGSPPQAFVNMTDTSSAPMPIMGTATSNPYRIENLENQSSAPGTSQGSMSIGDALEQPSTHCMMRIKSLKQCASAITELENEKIETGRQLEAFSIRLVILAIWKQALDICHTQAASAMEGSPSQESTRFKRSTSKKYDSPEAEERLSVGSNQLPEDIASQIEREFLLEVEHAEELAKVIEPGNTEMPDAMETIFQAALAFGRRGGFWFCPTSMMLWRKAGVEIQNGMHSLLHG, encoded by the exons ATGGCTCAGGGAACAGGGAGGGGCAGAGTGGTCGGAGACTACTTGGTGGGTCGGCAAATCGGGTCCGGGTCGTTCTCGGTGGTGTGGCACGCGAGGCACCGAGTTCATGGAACCGAGGTGGCGATCAAGGAAATCGCTACGGGTCGACTCAACAAGAAATTGCAAGAGTCTCTCATGTCGGAGATCTTCATCCTCAAGCGGATTAACCACTCTAATATTATTCGCTTGCACGATATCATTGAG GTTCCTGGGAAAATACACCTTGTATTGGAGTACTGCAGAGGGGGTGATCTTTCCGTATACCTTCAACGCAATGGAAGAGTCCCAGAAGCCATTGCAAAGCAATTCATGCTGCAGCTGG CTGCTGGTCTACAAATTCTTCGTGACAATAATCTTATACATCGGGATTTAAAGCCACAG AATCTCCTTCTTTCtacaaacaacaacaattcaACTTTGAAGATTGCAGATTTTGGATTTGCAAG ATCTCTGCAACCTAGAGGCCTTGCAGAAACCTTGTGTGGCTCACCTCTTTACATGGCACCCGAGATAATGCAACTTCAGAAGTATGATGCAAAG GCAGATCTCTGGAGCGTTGGTGCGATTTTATTTCAGCTTGTTACTGGAAAAACTCCATTTACTGGAAACAATCAAATACAG TTGCTGCAGAACATTATGAGATCAACTGAATTGCATTTCCCTCTAGATATCACAGATCTGAGTTCGGACTGCAAAGATTTGTGCCAGAAATTGCTGCGACGTAATCCAG TTGAACGACTAACATTTGAAGAGTTTTTTAATCACCCATTTCTTTCTCAGAAGCAACCTGCTGAATCACTGAG TAGGAGGTCTTCAATACTACTGGATGAATTTCGTTCGCCTGAATGTAATCCTGTGAGGAATATGGAGGAAAGTTCTCCAGATGATtgtcttcctttctttttagatGATGATTCTAGTGGTGCAGAGGGGAGCCCTTCCTTTGTAAAACGGAGGCCCTTTATGAAGTCTACTTATGGATTTTCTCTTGATACAAAAGTTGATAAAAGGGAAGCAGCATCAACAACTTCTAATAACATTATTCTTACTTCCAGACATGGTAGTTCCACAGATAAATTGGAAAGTACTAGTCCTAAGTTAGACAGCCATAGACCACCCTCAATCAGAAATTTAATTGATCCTATAAAACCTATGGACCAGAGATCATTTAACAATAGATCAAGAG TTTCTGCGGTCATGGAGTCGCTAGAGTCAATTGATCAAGATTATGTTCTCGTGTCTGGACCTCCAATGGATGTGTCATCTTCCTCAGCAAGTGCTTCCAAGCCAAGCCATTCTCCATACAAGTCAGGGTCTCCTCCCCAAGCATTTGTTAATATGACTGACACATCAAGTGCTCCAATGCCAATCATGGGCACAGCTACCAGTAACCCATATCGCATTGAAAACTTGGAAAATCAAAGCTCTGCTCCAGGGACTTCACAAGGATCAATGTCTATAGGAGATGCTTTAGAGCAGCCATCAACTCACTGCATGATGAGGATTAAATCATTAAAACAGTGCGCATCTGCCATTACAgaattagaaaatgaaaag atTGAGACAGGCAGGCAACTAGAAGCATTCTCAATACGACTTGTAATTCTTGCAATTTGGAAGCAAGCGTTGGATATATGCCATACACAAGCTGCCTCAGCTATGGAAGGAAGTCCAAGCCAAGAGAGTACACGATTTAAAAGGAGCACCAGCAAGAAGTATGATAGTCCTGAAGCAGAAGAACGTCTTTCAGTTGGCAGCAATCAATTGCCAGAGGATATTGCCTCTCAGATTGAGAGAGAATTTCTCCTGGAAGTTGAACATGCTGAAGAACTTGCTAAGGTCATTGAGCCTG GCAATACAGAGATGCCAGATGCAATGGAGACAATATTCCAAGCTGCCCTTGCTTTTGGGAGGCGTGGAGGC TTTTGGTTTTGTCCTACATCAATGATGCTGTGGAGAAAAGCAGGGGTAGAAATACAAAATGGAATGCATTCACTTTTACATG GTTGA
- the LOC126692671 gene encoding serine/threonine-protein kinase ATG1c isoform X4, giving the protein MAQGTGRGRVVGDYLVGRQIGSGSFSVVWHARHRVHGTEVAIKEIATGRLNKKLQESLMSEIFILKRINHSNIIRLHDIIEVPGKIHLVLEYCRGGDLSVYLQRNGRVPEAIAKQFMLQLAAGLQILRDNNLIHRDLKPQNLLLSTNNNNSTLKIADFGFARSLQPRGLAETLCGSPLYMAPEIMQLQKYDAKADLWSVGAILFQLVTGKTPFTGNNQIQLLQNIMRSTELHFPLDITDLSSDCKDLCQKLLRRNPVERLTFEEFFNHPFLSQKQPAESLSRRSSILLDEFRSPECNPVRNMEESSPDDCLPFFLDDDSSGAEGSPSFVKRRPFMKSTYGFSLDTKVDKREAASTTSNNIILTSRHGSSTDKLESTSPKLDSHRPPSIRNLIDPIKPMDQRSFNNRSRVSAVMESLESIDQDYVLVSGPPMDVSSSSASASKPSHSPYKSGSPPQAFVNMTDTSSAPMPIMGTATSNPYRIENLENQSSAPGTSQGSMSIGDALEQPSTHCMMRIKSLKQCASAITELENEKIETGRQLEAFSIRLVILAIWKQALDICHTQAASAMEGSPSQESTRFKRSTSKKYDSPEAEERLSVGSNQLPEDIASQIEREFLLEVEHAEELAKVIEPGNTEMPDAMETIFQAALAFGRRGGVS; this is encoded by the exons ATGGCTCAGGGAACAGGGAGGGGCAGAGTGGTCGGAGACTACTTGGTGGGTCGGCAAATCGGGTCCGGGTCGTTCTCGGTGGTGTGGCACGCGAGGCACCGAGTTCATGGAACCGAGGTGGCGATCAAGGAAATCGCTACGGGTCGACTCAACAAGAAATTGCAAGAGTCTCTCATGTCGGAGATCTTCATCCTCAAGCGGATTAACCACTCTAATATTATTCGCTTGCACGATATCATTGAG GTTCCTGGGAAAATACACCTTGTATTGGAGTACTGCAGAGGGGGTGATCTTTCCGTATACCTTCAACGCAATGGAAGAGTCCCAGAAGCCATTGCAAAGCAATTCATGCTGCAGCTGG CTGCTGGTCTACAAATTCTTCGTGACAATAATCTTATACATCGGGATTTAAAGCCACAG AATCTCCTTCTTTCtacaaacaacaacaattcaACTTTGAAGATTGCAGATTTTGGATTTGCAAG ATCTCTGCAACCTAGAGGCCTTGCAGAAACCTTGTGTGGCTCACCTCTTTACATGGCACCCGAGATAATGCAACTTCAGAAGTATGATGCAAAG GCAGATCTCTGGAGCGTTGGTGCGATTTTATTTCAGCTTGTTACTGGAAAAACTCCATTTACTGGAAACAATCAAATACAG TTGCTGCAGAACATTATGAGATCAACTGAATTGCATTTCCCTCTAGATATCACAGATCTGAGTTCGGACTGCAAAGATTTGTGCCAGAAATTGCTGCGACGTAATCCAG TTGAACGACTAACATTTGAAGAGTTTTTTAATCACCCATTTCTTTCTCAGAAGCAACCTGCTGAATCACTGAG TAGGAGGTCTTCAATACTACTGGATGAATTTCGTTCGCCTGAATGTAATCCTGTGAGGAATATGGAGGAAAGTTCTCCAGATGATtgtcttcctttctttttagatGATGATTCTAGTGGTGCAGAGGGGAGCCCTTCCTTTGTAAAACGGAGGCCCTTTATGAAGTCTACTTATGGATTTTCTCTTGATACAAAAGTTGATAAAAGGGAAGCAGCATCAACAACTTCTAATAACATTATTCTTACTTCCAGACATGGTAGTTCCACAGATAAATTGGAAAGTACTAGTCCTAAGTTAGACAGCCATAGACCACCCTCAATCAGAAATTTAATTGATCCTATAAAACCTATGGACCAGAGATCATTTAACAATAGATCAAGAG TTTCTGCGGTCATGGAGTCGCTAGAGTCAATTGATCAAGATTATGTTCTCGTGTCTGGACCTCCAATGGATGTGTCATCTTCCTCAGCAAGTGCTTCCAAGCCAAGCCATTCTCCATACAAGTCAGGGTCTCCTCCCCAAGCATTTGTTAATATGACTGACACATCAAGTGCTCCAATGCCAATCATGGGCACAGCTACCAGTAACCCATATCGCATTGAAAACTTGGAAAATCAAAGCTCTGCTCCAGGGACTTCACAAGGATCAATGTCTATAGGAGATGCTTTAGAGCAGCCATCAACTCACTGCATGATGAGGATTAAATCATTAAAACAGTGCGCATCTGCCATTACAgaattagaaaatgaaaag atTGAGACAGGCAGGCAACTAGAAGCATTCTCAATACGACTTGTAATTCTTGCAATTTGGAAGCAAGCGTTGGATATATGCCATACACAAGCTGCCTCAGCTATGGAAGGAAGTCCAAGCCAAGAGAGTACACGATTTAAAAGGAGCACCAGCAAGAAGTATGATAGTCCTGAAGCAGAAGAACGTCTTTCAGTTGGCAGCAATCAATTGCCAGAGGATATTGCCTCTCAGATTGAGAGAGAATTTCTCCTGGAAGTTGAACATGCTGAAGAACTTGCTAAGGTCATTGAGCCTG GCAATACAGAGATGCCAGATGCAATGGAGACAATATTCCAAGCTGCCCTTGCTTTTGGGAGGCGTGGAGGCGTGa GTTGA
- the LOC126692671 gene encoding serine/threonine-protein kinase ATG1c isoform X1, producing MAQGTGRGRVVGDYLVGRQIGSGSFSVVWHARHRVHGTEVAIKEIATGRLNKKLQESLMSEIFILKRINHSNIIRLHDIIEVPGKIHLVLEYCRGGDLSVYLQRNGRVPEAIAKQFMLQLAAGLQILRDNNLIHRDLKPQNLLLSTNNNNSTLKIADFGFARSLQPRGLAETLCGSPLYMAPEIMQLQKYDAKADLWSVGAILFQLVTGKTPFTGNNQIQLLQNIMRSTELHFPLDITDLSSDCKDLCQKLLRRNPVERLTFEEFFNHPFLSQKQPAESLSRRSSILLDEFRSPECNPVRNMEESSPDDCLPFFLDDDSSGAEGSPSFVKRRPFMKSTYGFSLDTKVDKREAASTTSNNIILTSRHGSSTDKLESTSPKLDSHRPPSIRNLIDPIKPMDQRSFNNRSRVSAVMESLESIDQDYVLVSGPPMDVSSSSASASKPSHSPYKSGSPPQAFVNMTDTSSAPMPIMGTATSNPYRIENLENQSSAPGTSQGSMSIGDALEQPSTHCMMRIKSLKQCASAITELENEKIETGRQLEAFSIRLVILAIWKQALDICHTQAASAMEGSPSQESTRFKRSTSKKYDSPEAEERLSVGSNQLPEDIASQIEREFLLEVEHAEELAKVIEPGNTEMPDAMETIFQAALAFGRRGGVEELMGDMEKATELYSKAVRLLVFLLVEAPSLILNPPFSLTNSDRYRLRTYIDVINNRQGYSRSQRMALLNTPLETSDV from the exons ATGGCTCAGGGAACAGGGAGGGGCAGAGTGGTCGGAGACTACTTGGTGGGTCGGCAAATCGGGTCCGGGTCGTTCTCGGTGGTGTGGCACGCGAGGCACCGAGTTCATGGAACCGAGGTGGCGATCAAGGAAATCGCTACGGGTCGACTCAACAAGAAATTGCAAGAGTCTCTCATGTCGGAGATCTTCATCCTCAAGCGGATTAACCACTCTAATATTATTCGCTTGCACGATATCATTGAG GTTCCTGGGAAAATACACCTTGTATTGGAGTACTGCAGAGGGGGTGATCTTTCCGTATACCTTCAACGCAATGGAAGAGTCCCAGAAGCCATTGCAAAGCAATTCATGCTGCAGCTGG CTGCTGGTCTACAAATTCTTCGTGACAATAATCTTATACATCGGGATTTAAAGCCACAG AATCTCCTTCTTTCtacaaacaacaacaattcaACTTTGAAGATTGCAGATTTTGGATTTGCAAG ATCTCTGCAACCTAGAGGCCTTGCAGAAACCTTGTGTGGCTCACCTCTTTACATGGCACCCGAGATAATGCAACTTCAGAAGTATGATGCAAAG GCAGATCTCTGGAGCGTTGGTGCGATTTTATTTCAGCTTGTTACTGGAAAAACTCCATTTACTGGAAACAATCAAATACAG TTGCTGCAGAACATTATGAGATCAACTGAATTGCATTTCCCTCTAGATATCACAGATCTGAGTTCGGACTGCAAAGATTTGTGCCAGAAATTGCTGCGACGTAATCCAG TTGAACGACTAACATTTGAAGAGTTTTTTAATCACCCATTTCTTTCTCAGAAGCAACCTGCTGAATCACTGAG TAGGAGGTCTTCAATACTACTGGATGAATTTCGTTCGCCTGAATGTAATCCTGTGAGGAATATGGAGGAAAGTTCTCCAGATGATtgtcttcctttctttttagatGATGATTCTAGTGGTGCAGAGGGGAGCCCTTCCTTTGTAAAACGGAGGCCCTTTATGAAGTCTACTTATGGATTTTCTCTTGATACAAAAGTTGATAAAAGGGAAGCAGCATCAACAACTTCTAATAACATTATTCTTACTTCCAGACATGGTAGTTCCACAGATAAATTGGAAAGTACTAGTCCTAAGTTAGACAGCCATAGACCACCCTCAATCAGAAATTTAATTGATCCTATAAAACCTATGGACCAGAGATCATTTAACAATAGATCAAGAG TTTCTGCGGTCATGGAGTCGCTAGAGTCAATTGATCAAGATTATGTTCTCGTGTCTGGACCTCCAATGGATGTGTCATCTTCCTCAGCAAGTGCTTCCAAGCCAAGCCATTCTCCATACAAGTCAGGGTCTCCTCCCCAAGCATTTGTTAATATGACTGACACATCAAGTGCTCCAATGCCAATCATGGGCACAGCTACCAGTAACCCATATCGCATTGAAAACTTGGAAAATCAAAGCTCTGCTCCAGGGACTTCACAAGGATCAATGTCTATAGGAGATGCTTTAGAGCAGCCATCAACTCACTGCATGATGAGGATTAAATCATTAAAACAGTGCGCATCTGCCATTACAgaattagaaaatgaaaag atTGAGACAGGCAGGCAACTAGAAGCATTCTCAATACGACTTGTAATTCTTGCAATTTGGAAGCAAGCGTTGGATATATGCCATACACAAGCTGCCTCAGCTATGGAAGGAAGTCCAAGCCAAGAGAGTACACGATTTAAAAGGAGCACCAGCAAGAAGTATGATAGTCCTGAAGCAGAAGAACGTCTTTCAGTTGGCAGCAATCAATTGCCAGAGGATATTGCCTCTCAGATTGAGAGAGAATTTCTCCTGGAAGTTGAACATGCTGAAGAACTTGCTAAGGTCATTGAGCCTG GCAATACAGAGATGCCAGATGCAATGGAGACAATATTCCAAGCTGCCCTTGCTTTTGGGAGGCGTGGAGGC GTTGAGGAGCTCATGGGTGATATGGAAAAAGCAACAGAATTGTATTCAAAAGCTGTGCGTTTGTTAGTTTTCCTTCTAGTGGAAGCACCATCCCTCATTCTCAATCCGCCATTCTCTCTCACAAACTCAGACCGGTATAGGCTTAGAACTTACATTGATGTCATTAATAACAGGCAAGGTTATTCTAGGTCCCAGCGGATGGCTCTTCTGAACACCCCCTTAGAAACAAGTGACGTTTAG
- the LOC126692671 gene encoding serine/threonine-protein kinase ATG1c isoform X2, which produces MAQGTGRGRVVGDYLVGRQIGSGSFSVVWHARHRVHGTEVAIKEIATGRLNKKLQESLMSEIFILKRINHSNIIRLHDIIEVPGKIHLVLEYCRGGDLSVYLQRNGRVPEAIAKQFMLQLAAGLQILRDNNLIHRDLKPQNLLLSTNNNNSTLKIADFGFARSLQPRGLAETLCGSPLYMAPEIMQLQKYDAKADLWSVGAILFQLVTGKTPFTGNNQIQLLQNIMRSTELHFPLDITDLSSDCKDLCQKLLRRNPVERLTFEEFFNHPFLSQKQPAESLRRSSILLDEFRSPECNPVRNMEESSPDDCLPFFLDDDSSGAEGSPSFVKRRPFMKSTYGFSLDTKVDKREAASTTSNNIILTSRHGSSTDKLESTSPKLDSHRPPSIRNLIDPIKPMDQRSFNNRSRVSAVMESLESIDQDYVLVSGPPMDVSSSSASASKPSHSPYKSGSPPQAFVNMTDTSSAPMPIMGTATSNPYRIENLENQSSAPGTSQGSMSIGDALEQPSTHCMMRIKSLKQCASAITELENEKIETGRQLEAFSIRLVILAIWKQALDICHTQAASAMEGSPSQESTRFKRSTSKKYDSPEAEERLSVGSNQLPEDIASQIEREFLLEVEHAEELAKVIEPGNTEMPDAMETIFQAALAFGRRGGVEELMGDMEKATELYSKAVRLLVFLLVEAPSLILNPPFSLTNSDRYRLRTYIDVINNRQGYSRSQRMALLNTPLETSDV; this is translated from the exons ATGGCTCAGGGAACAGGGAGGGGCAGAGTGGTCGGAGACTACTTGGTGGGTCGGCAAATCGGGTCCGGGTCGTTCTCGGTGGTGTGGCACGCGAGGCACCGAGTTCATGGAACCGAGGTGGCGATCAAGGAAATCGCTACGGGTCGACTCAACAAGAAATTGCAAGAGTCTCTCATGTCGGAGATCTTCATCCTCAAGCGGATTAACCACTCTAATATTATTCGCTTGCACGATATCATTGAG GTTCCTGGGAAAATACACCTTGTATTGGAGTACTGCAGAGGGGGTGATCTTTCCGTATACCTTCAACGCAATGGAAGAGTCCCAGAAGCCATTGCAAAGCAATTCATGCTGCAGCTGG CTGCTGGTCTACAAATTCTTCGTGACAATAATCTTATACATCGGGATTTAAAGCCACAG AATCTCCTTCTTTCtacaaacaacaacaattcaACTTTGAAGATTGCAGATTTTGGATTTGCAAG ATCTCTGCAACCTAGAGGCCTTGCAGAAACCTTGTGTGGCTCACCTCTTTACATGGCACCCGAGATAATGCAACTTCAGAAGTATGATGCAAAG GCAGATCTCTGGAGCGTTGGTGCGATTTTATTTCAGCTTGTTACTGGAAAAACTCCATTTACTGGAAACAATCAAATACAG TTGCTGCAGAACATTATGAGATCAACTGAATTGCATTTCCCTCTAGATATCACAGATCTGAGTTCGGACTGCAAAGATTTGTGCCAGAAATTGCTGCGACGTAATCCAG TTGAACGACTAACATTTGAAGAGTTTTTTAATCACCCATTTCTTTCTCAGAAGCAACCTGCTGAATCACTGAG GAGGTCTTCAATACTACTGGATGAATTTCGTTCGCCTGAATGTAATCCTGTGAGGAATATGGAGGAAAGTTCTCCAGATGATtgtcttcctttctttttagatGATGATTCTAGTGGTGCAGAGGGGAGCCCTTCCTTTGTAAAACGGAGGCCCTTTATGAAGTCTACTTATGGATTTTCTCTTGATACAAAAGTTGATAAAAGGGAAGCAGCATCAACAACTTCTAATAACATTATTCTTACTTCCAGACATGGTAGTTCCACAGATAAATTGGAAAGTACTAGTCCTAAGTTAGACAGCCATAGACCACCCTCAATCAGAAATTTAATTGATCCTATAAAACCTATGGACCAGAGATCATTTAACAATAGATCAAGAG TTTCTGCGGTCATGGAGTCGCTAGAGTCAATTGATCAAGATTATGTTCTCGTGTCTGGACCTCCAATGGATGTGTCATCTTCCTCAGCAAGTGCTTCCAAGCCAAGCCATTCTCCATACAAGTCAGGGTCTCCTCCCCAAGCATTTGTTAATATGACTGACACATCAAGTGCTCCAATGCCAATCATGGGCACAGCTACCAGTAACCCATATCGCATTGAAAACTTGGAAAATCAAAGCTCTGCTCCAGGGACTTCACAAGGATCAATGTCTATAGGAGATGCTTTAGAGCAGCCATCAACTCACTGCATGATGAGGATTAAATCATTAAAACAGTGCGCATCTGCCATTACAgaattagaaaatgaaaag atTGAGACAGGCAGGCAACTAGAAGCATTCTCAATACGACTTGTAATTCTTGCAATTTGGAAGCAAGCGTTGGATATATGCCATACACAAGCTGCCTCAGCTATGGAAGGAAGTCCAAGCCAAGAGAGTACACGATTTAAAAGGAGCACCAGCAAGAAGTATGATAGTCCTGAAGCAGAAGAACGTCTTTCAGTTGGCAGCAATCAATTGCCAGAGGATATTGCCTCTCAGATTGAGAGAGAATTTCTCCTGGAAGTTGAACATGCTGAAGAACTTGCTAAGGTCATTGAGCCTG GCAATACAGAGATGCCAGATGCAATGGAGACAATATTCCAAGCTGCCCTTGCTTTTGGGAGGCGTGGAGGC GTTGAGGAGCTCATGGGTGATATGGAAAAAGCAACAGAATTGTATTCAAAAGCTGTGCGTTTGTTAGTTTTCCTTCTAGTGGAAGCACCATCCCTCATTCTCAATCCGCCATTCTCTCTCACAAACTCAGACCGGTATAGGCTTAGAACTTACATTGATGTCATTAATAACAGGCAAGGTTATTCTAGGTCCCAGCGGATGGCTCTTCTGAACACCCCCTTAGAAACAAGTGACGTTTAG
- the LOC126692671 gene encoding serine/threonine-protein kinase ATG1c isoform X5: protein MRSTELHFPLDITDLSSDCKDLCQKLLRRNPVERLTFEEFFNHPFLSQKQPAESLSRRSSILLDEFRSPECNPVRNMEESSPDDCLPFFLDDDSSGAEGSPSFVKRRPFMKSTYGFSLDTKVDKREAASTTSNNIILTSRHGSSTDKLESTSPKLDSHRPPSIRNLIDPIKPMDQRSFNNRSRVSAVMESLESIDQDYVLVSGPPMDVSSSSASASKPSHSPYKSGSPPQAFVNMTDTSSAPMPIMGTATSNPYRIENLENQSSAPGTSQGSMSIGDALEQPSTHCMMRIKSLKQCASAITELENEKIETGRQLEAFSIRLVILAIWKQALDICHTQAASAMEGSPSQESTRFKRSTSKKYDSPEAEERLSVGSNQLPEDIASQIEREFLLEVEHAEELAKVIEPGNTEMPDAMETIFQAALAFGRRGGVEELMGDMEKATELYSKAVRLLVFLLVEAPSLILNPPFSLTNSDRYRLRTYIDVINNRQGYSRSQRMALLNTPLETSDV, encoded by the exons ATGAGATCAACTGAATTGCATTTCCCTCTAGATATCACAGATCTGAGTTCGGACTGCAAAGATTTGTGCCAGAAATTGCTGCGACGTAATCCAG TTGAACGACTAACATTTGAAGAGTTTTTTAATCACCCATTTCTTTCTCAGAAGCAACCTGCTGAATCACTGAG TAGGAGGTCTTCAATACTACTGGATGAATTTCGTTCGCCTGAATGTAATCCTGTGAGGAATATGGAGGAAAGTTCTCCAGATGATtgtcttcctttctttttagatGATGATTCTAGTGGTGCAGAGGGGAGCCCTTCCTTTGTAAAACGGAGGCCCTTTATGAAGTCTACTTATGGATTTTCTCTTGATACAAAAGTTGATAAAAGGGAAGCAGCATCAACAACTTCTAATAACATTATTCTTACTTCCAGACATGGTAGTTCCACAGATAAATTGGAAAGTACTAGTCCTAAGTTAGACAGCCATAGACCACCCTCAATCAGAAATTTAATTGATCCTATAAAACCTATGGACCAGAGATCATTTAACAATAGATCAAGAG TTTCTGCGGTCATGGAGTCGCTAGAGTCAATTGATCAAGATTATGTTCTCGTGTCTGGACCTCCAATGGATGTGTCATCTTCCTCAGCAAGTGCTTCCAAGCCAAGCCATTCTCCATACAAGTCAGGGTCTCCTCCCCAAGCATTTGTTAATATGACTGACACATCAAGTGCTCCAATGCCAATCATGGGCACAGCTACCAGTAACCCATATCGCATTGAAAACTTGGAAAATCAAAGCTCTGCTCCAGGGACTTCACAAGGATCAATGTCTATAGGAGATGCTTTAGAGCAGCCATCAACTCACTGCATGATGAGGATTAAATCATTAAAACAGTGCGCATCTGCCATTACAgaattagaaaatgaaaag atTGAGACAGGCAGGCAACTAGAAGCATTCTCAATACGACTTGTAATTCTTGCAATTTGGAAGCAAGCGTTGGATATATGCCATACACAAGCTGCCTCAGCTATGGAAGGAAGTCCAAGCCAAGAGAGTACACGATTTAAAAGGAGCACCAGCAAGAAGTATGATAGTCCTGAAGCAGAAGAACGTCTTTCAGTTGGCAGCAATCAATTGCCAGAGGATATTGCCTCTCAGATTGAGAGAGAATTTCTCCTGGAAGTTGAACATGCTGAAGAACTTGCTAAGGTCATTGAGCCTG GCAATACAGAGATGCCAGATGCAATGGAGACAATATTCCAAGCTGCCCTTGCTTTTGGGAGGCGTGGAGGC GTTGAGGAGCTCATGGGTGATATGGAAAAAGCAACAGAATTGTATTCAAAAGCTGTGCGTTTGTTAGTTTTCCTTCTAGTGGAAGCACCATCCCTCATTCTCAATCCGCCATTCTCTCTCACAAACTCAGACCGGTATAGGCTTAGAACTTACATTGATGTCATTAATAACAGGCAAGGTTATTCTAGGTCCCAGCGGATGGCTCTTCTGAACACCCCCTTAGAAACAAGTGACGTTTAG